In candidate division WOR-1 bacterium RIFOXYB2_FULL_36_35, the genomic stretch CTCCGCCCATTGCATCAACCGCAATTTTAACCACTGCCTAAGACTACTCCTTCCCCTTTTTCTTCGGTTGTTTTATTTTAATAACTGCTCTTCCCTTATAGGTGCCACAAGACAAACAGGCATTATGAGGAAGAACTGGCTCTCCGCAAGAAGGACATTTAGCTAAATTAGGGAGCGTCGCCCTAAAAGATTCAGCCCTTCTCTTTCCTTGCCTCGATCTTGAATGTCTTTTCTTTGGTACAGGCATTGTATATATTCCTCCTTTTCAAATCTCTAAATCAATTATTTACTCTAACCCGCATTTTTCACTACATAAAGGCTTAATAGGGATAAAAGTTATAAGATTTTGCCTTATGATCTCGGATAAATTAAGCTTGTTATCCTCCTCTATCTGAAAAGCAAAATCCTCCTCTTTTAGTTCAAACTCCTTTTTGTCCGGAATAAGCCCGCCACCTATAATGTATGATTCTTTTATAGGAATGTCAAAAGGGGAATCAAACTCCTTCAAACATCTGGCACAGCTTAATCTTGTCACACCACAAGCTTTCCCTTTTAAAACAATAGAACTGCCTGTGTTAATCAAATCCCCTTCAAATCTTATCGGGGAGACTAAAACAAGATTGTCTTCAGGATAAGAGACAGTATCCGATTCATCAATATGAAAAC encodes the following:
- a CDS encoding 50S ribosomal protein L32, with translation MPVPKKRHSRSRQGKRRAESFRATLPNLAKCPSCGEPVLPHNACLSCGTYKGRAVIKIKQPKKKGKE